The Drosophila nasuta strain 15112-1781.00 chromosome 2R, ASM2355853v1, whole genome shotgun sequence genome segment ATGCGCAAACTCCAGAATGTCGCGCATGGGCAGCGAGGATTGAGCATGCTTATTCCTGGCGTAGGCCACCACATCCATGAGCCAGCGAACGCTCTTCCACACCAGCGTCAAATTGGCACTCAGATCCTGCAGCGTGGCCAATCGCTCTTTGGCCGCCTGCAGCTCGCTACTGGAGAAAGCCTCGCGATGCGAATGCGTTGCCATCGCCGTGTCCAGTTCCAGAATGCACGAGAGACGCGCATACTTCTGCACAATCGCTGGCTGATAGGTGCGCAGGTGAATCATCTCGAAGGCCTGAATACTGAGGCTGGCCAGATCATCGCGCTGCAGTAGCAGCTCCGACTGTCCGGGCACTGCGCACGAAGCCTCCACCGAGGGACACACGATGAGGAAACTGATGTCCCGACTGTGTTCGATCACCTCAACATCGTAGAGACGATGTGTGGCCGCATCGGCTGGCTTGATGTTCATGCTGGCAAAGAGTCGATGCATTGCATTGCTGAGATCGATCAGAAACAAACTCTGCACCTCAGTGGCAGCATTGTTGCCATTCCCATCGCCGGGTGCACTAAAGTCCAGGCGCAAACGCATTGGATCGCTGTCACTGCGATGCAACGCCTGCCATTCCTCGGCTGTGATGTGACTGTTCTCGCGCACCTTACAATGGGGCAGCACATTGGGTGTCTTCACTGGCACCACGATCTGTATCTGATCCATTGAGGCCTGCATCTTCAGGTAACCCAAATAGAGACCCGGTTCGAGGCGTTGCAGAGCTGCCTGCTGATAATACAGCTGATCGCCAATGCTGGAGATCAACAGCTCATTGATATTGTAATCCTCGTGCAGTGCACCGAGTTTCTTCTGCAGTTTGCTAACCGGCAGCCAGCGTGAGTTGAGTATGGAAACCGTCTTCTGGCTCTTCACCGACTGCACGCAAGTCAACACCACAGTTCCTTGCGCATCGCGCAGTGGTTTGTAATACAGTTGCCCCAGATCGGTGATGCCCAGTGCGGATTGCATTTGACAGACGGCCGACAGCAGTTTGGTGCGAAAGTGCACCGGCGAGGTGAGATTGCGTTCCATATCTGAGCGCAGCGATTTCACATCCTCCCACGTGCAGGCGACCTTCATCAGCCAGTAGTAGTCGATGTGCAGCGCACTTGGATACGATTCATCGATCTCAATGACGGGCGGAAAGTCCTCGCTGGTCACCAGCACCTTGTCATCGCAGTGCACAATGCAGGCGAAGTAGATGCCGCTGtgaatcaaatatataaaattattaagtatacgcagtgttAATCGTTAATACTCACCGTCGCAACGTCTTTTGAAACTTGGAGGTCACCGAAAACAACTGTTTGATGgtagttttctttttgggaTTCCTTCGTTGCACACTGCCTGGATCCAGCGTGAGCTCGGAGACATCTGCAGGACGCGCCAACCGCACGGCGGTAAACAAATTGTCCAAAATACGTTGCCGACCAAAGAAGCGATCTTCACGGTTATCCAAATCGCGCCAGGCTAGAGATACAgataaaaatattcatgaataatacgtaaaaaattaaagttcaGATAAATAGATGGAAAGTTTTTATCTCATCTTGTCGGACATATAAACGTATATAGATTTTAGATTAAAGATAATGAAATAAGTGTATAAACTAGCAGCTAGCAGATAAACTTAGATgtagaatatattttagattaaaaataatgaaataagttTATAAACTACCAACACAGACACTTTGATATGCATTTTTGTTAGATTTATAGATATATGAAAATTAAGAAGTGATAACTGAACAGATTTGAAGATagtataaaattaatactaaaatatacataaattgatGCGGAgcagataaaaatatattcctGCTATCTGTAAATGTGTAGagatattaatttattttgtaactCTTGACAGTCATCCCTCGTCACAATGACGTTGAGCAAAAAAGcaactttaatataatatatctaataataatttattatatttagtaaataaGATAAAAACTTTCCATCTATTTATCTGAACTTTAATATTTACGTATTATTCATGAATATCTTTGTGACGAGGGATGACTGTCAAGagttacaaaataaataaatatctctACACATTTACAGATagcaatgaaataaatatttctaaagCTATACAGATTTACAGATAGTGAAATaatatacacatgtatatgTCATAAGTAGATAAAGatatagaaagaaaaacacaaataaatacaaagaCTTAACTGGaaagatatataaatacattttttagttAGTTAGATTCatagataaaatatattaacaaatGGATATACGTGTAGTAAGataaaaacatataaacaTAGACTAATAGACAAAAAATGCTAGATACagatataacatacatatataaattattataagaTATATTAAAGTTGCTTTTTGCGCAACGTCATTGTGACGAGGGATGACTGTCAAGagttacaaaataaattaatttctctACACATTTACAGATAGTCATAGATAAAAAAGAACTCAAATCGATGAGAGATAAAAAGCTAGCTACTGATAGAATCGTCAACTCACTTGAGGGCGCAACGCTTGCGGGCACAGAGTTTAGATAGTTGCCCCAGCCCTTGACATTGCCGCATGCAGCGCGGAGGAAGTAACGCCGTCCCTGAGTGAGGCCAGAGATGTTGCACTGTGCACCCATGGTACCATGGAAGCTAATCCAATCGAGCAGCTCCCGCTCGCCGACCACATTGTTGAAGTCCGCGCGTGTTGACCATTGAACTGCGGTTAACAAGCGAAACGTCAAATCAAAGCAAGCCAAAATCCCCAAACCAACCCTAGGCAACCGCAAATCTGTGGTTGACCTCAGGCATATGCACATCCGCTGGCCATGGCCAtgggaatgcgaatgcgaaaaCGCATGAGAATGGGATTTGCAAGTGGTTTTACCTTTGAATTTAGTTCCGATGGCGCCCTCGAATGGTTCTAGTATTTGCAAGCTGATGGAATTGTCACCGGTGACATCGACCACCACGGAAGCAGGCGCATCTGGTGGCCTCGCCTGATCCCAGCCGAGGAGCATGCGACGCAGACCCTTCACCCGACGCTCCCAAATGCCAATCTGCTTATCCACCTCGTTGCCAGTACAACCGGTGACCGAAGAACCCGTATTGCCTGCGAAAATAGATAATTCCAATGAATATGTGCTTCAATTAGAGATGTGAAGAGGGCAAGCAGCCACAACACTCACCAATTATGATGCTGGATATCGATGGACGCGATTGGAAGACGGGTGGACACAGTCCCTCCGGTCCGCTGAGATCATGTATACGTGACTCGGCATCTTTGAGCAGACCATTCAGCTTAGTGCCAATGCTTTCCACGGAAACTACACACAGcgcaaaacaacagcaatcgaGAGGGGATTAACAAAAGTCATCATCAATGGCTTATCATTGGACAATCAAACTCTACTCGCACACTTACACTGAGAGCCCTCGAGAGCGCCATGCTGCAAGAGCATCTTGGTCATGGAGCGATTATTGCTGAGCACCGCCACATCCAGTGCCGAGAGTCCATCCGTATTGATGCTGTGGATTACAGAGAATTTGCGTTGAATAAGTGCAGCAATTAACCAGGCACAAAACTTGCCAAGTTTGTATTAAAGCTTTTCGAGAATTAATTAGCATTACaccaatatattttgttattatactTTAATGAAATTGAGGCAGGCTTAAATAGGAGTTAAAATTGAATagtaaattcatttcattcaggGTTATTCACATTAAACTGCCGGAGAAATCAGCTTCACCTTATTCTATTAGATTGATATTAtatgataatattgaaataacaTGAAGATTCATTGCATCGATAGTCTTTAATAATAGTTGACTAAATTCTCCATTGTCAATATACTTATTCTTCTTCCATATGAAGAACGATTTCTGTATCAAGAGAATTCTGTATTGGAGAAATCAACTAGAATATATTTGAAGGGACAGTACATAAacaggaaatttatgtaattttcaGACTATAgcaataatattcaaaattatggATTCCATCTCTAGACATTAGCAATGATTTCTTGAAATCtgtttttattaactttatgGAAAAAGATATCTCTGTCCGACTTTTTAATAGATTCGATTAATCAAGAAAGAGCAAGCCTTTATGCTCAAATGATTTTCGGATACTTATCTTTATTGCTAGTTTAATTAAATCTTGAATGTATCTTTACACAAGAATATCTACAATCCCTAATATTTAAGATTGGCTTATCAAGTTCTCTATTTTAAcacaatacatttttaaaggccgacataataaaaaaactataaacttTAATCATTAACTGATTTATTACCTATTGACATCGACATCCGTGGACTCCAGTATGGTGCGTGCCTTGTCCAGATGTCCATTCTCCACGGCCGAAAAGAGCGCTATGAATACAAGAAATGTGGGTTAGATTAAGATAGATTTATGCGATTAGATTAGAATGATTAGATAAGATAGATTAATAGATTagagttgaagttgcagttgcagagTTGAAGAGATTTTAGCGAGCAGTGCGTCGTCGTGTGCCTACCATGTAAGTGCAGATTACTTTGGGTCAGCTTATCCAGCTGTGCCTGGGCAAGCTTCAGCTGCTTTTTGGTCATTTTACTGACACGCGGATGCGGCGTATTGCCCGAGGCAATCTTGGAGCGGAGTTGCACCTGGGCAGCGGCAGAGTTTAGCTTGGAGCGCAGCTCCACAGGCTGACGATTCACCGTGAGCTGATATTGATTGTTCGAGGATGTGTTTTCATCGACAGCATCAACGGCCAGCGAATGCTCCTCCAGCAGTTCGGGCGAATGATCCTCATGCTCGTCACGCAACTTGGCATTCTTGGGCTGCGAGTGGCGGGAGATGCAGAGCTGTGGCTGCCCGGACATGGCAGTGGCAGGCGTGGCGTGTGGCGTGGAGTGATGCACCTGCTGAGGCGGCAACAGGAATTCCATCTCTCGCAGATCCTGCGAGGTGCACGAGATCGCAGTTCGCAGCTTGGCTACCGCTGCATGCTGCGACAGCTGCTCCGACCAGCGAAAGGCGCTGCTCGGTGGCGACAGCAAGGCAGCTGGATAATAGGTGGGATAGTTGTCCTGATTGTTGTTCTCCTGATACGAAGCGTTGCTTTTATCGCGCAGTCTCACAGACTCAAAGGTATCACTTTCACTATGTTTGTTGTGGGGCAGTAAGTTGTCTGAATGGCGAGGGGGGAGAGCGAATTCATTTGGTGGGAAGGGAAGAAATCATAAGtgaaaaaatgttgtaaataaaaagcgcttttaattaaaatgaaagttaaacagaaattatgcataaatactatttacaAAGAGAGTGTAAACATAACCAACTGCCCGATGtttgagtatgtgtgtgtcgttgtgtgttgttgtgtgtagACGATAATTGcacacaattgcaattaattaattaattattaatcacAAATGCTCAACGCTATTTCGcatttttgcctttgtttgtttgctttgcgttAAATGACCGAATGACCAAGCCAATTACCTAGATTATTTATGCacgaatatattttttgagcACAGCGTTTTGTGTTATTGTATGGGAGTGTGTTGTGAGTGGGTGTaagtgtgttgtgtgtgtgttatgtgtgtgtaacatGCACTTAAGCAGCGCTTGATTAGAGATATGGCCCAACAAATAGCGAATGGATATATAAAGTGAACCCACCTAGCCGAAAAGCAAGCTATTAAGAGATGCAGTCCCTCTTTTCTATACCCATTCCGATTCCCATTCCCAACCCTcatccaattccaattccaatggCAACCCACATCATGCTCTTAATTAAGCGAGTAATTTGGAGGCCAGTCTTTAATTGGCCCACAAATGTGGGTGGCTCTTGCACGCTTACCATCGATTGTGGCATagtgactgttgctgctgttgcgctgACTTCGACCTGGCGATGGCAACGTTgccatcatcgtcatcgtagCAACGGGAGGAGCAACTGAGGCAGCAGCTGACACGCTTGTTGGCGACTTGAGCTGACAGAACTTGGTGAGCTCGTTGAGCGTGTGAAACGATTTCTGGCGTATGAAAACCGCTGGAGAGCGCAGGCAGCTGCTCATCTGCAGCTTCTGCGGCGTTGAGCCACCGCTGTTGTTGcccttgttgttgctatcgATCTGGTAGCATCTGCAACATCATAATACCATTAATGTCGCATTCGTCCCAATCCGAAAACTCCGGCAAAATGTTTACcgatttatgtttatgtacGAGTATTTCTGTATTGTGTGGTTTGCCTCGctcaaattgaatatttaattatggGGATTGTTATGGGATTTCTGGCATTTAAGTATTTATCCATTTATCCATTTGACCATTTGGTCATGTAAACGTTGtagcccaacaacaacaacaaccttgGCCAAAAGTGCCAAACAAATGCCATTGTTGCCGCTGATTAACCCATTTAAATGGCCAACGGGTTTTTGGGCATGCCAATCAATACTCTCATTGCATTCATAAATTGTGCAGAACTCTAGAATTTTGGTTATTCAATGCGGATTTGGCATTGACATagaatattaaatgaaatcagAGAAACTTTTGGCACGTTTTCGAATAATTAATTTTGGAATTatgaaatttcataaaattgtgAAACGGAAAGTGAAGATAATTTGTTAatggattattattatttaagagGTAATGTATACCGAATAGATTTTATCTTTTCATTGAGTAGGATTACATCACTTAAGCGAACGCAACTTATGAAGTGAGAGAACCTTTTGCGGATAACTTCACACATAACAAAAGTAAGATCAAATCAATACTCTGCGGCCATAACTAATGCACgaagaataataaaaagaatgtaTCATTTACAGGTAAGCAAGCGAAACCCTTAAGTGCGATTCTCATTTACATACATCACAATTATTGTCAACTTCATCCCTATCAAGGATACTTTGTAATTATCAGAGTTGAATCTTTCACAGCCACTttttgatatatgtacatacataatgtacaaaaaaaatatatgtaaatttataactttttatCAGAATTCTCTTTCTTCAATCGCATTACAAAGATAAGACACAATTCCCCTACATGCAAAGGCATATTAAGGCAGTTGCACTGCTTGCAAGCAGTTCAATGACACCACAGTGTGAATCCGACTGAGTTTCGGAGTCTATGACGGGATAACTTGATTGATGCTCATCAAGTTGATTGACACAGCTGATTGACCTGAATTCCAGTATTTAAATATCGCACAAAAAATGTCGTTAAAAAGCTTTTAGCCACAAACACATTAATCTATGCACTTTactgcacaacaaaaaaattatgcaactgtttgaaatgcaaatcgaATGTTTAGCTATTCAGACACCTACGACTGTTAAGATATGGCATCGGTTTCCTTATGGTGGCTGTGCGCATGCGCGTTGATCCATAGATGCCCTGCTGGGCGTGGCGTGTGATGTCTGCCAGCACTGAAtccgttttgttgtttttcggcGACTCAATGCACAGAGTGCGTTCCAGATCCGAGTCGAGTGTGGCCTGCGGTGCCAACTTGGGACTGCGACAGTAGCTCTCAGGTATTTGCAGCAGCTTGCATGCTTTGCGTGGCAACGAAACACCAACGGGCAGCGACGACATCAGTTGCTCAATGCCAAGTTCATGATCCGAGTGCTGCATGGCTGATTTCTTGAGCGGCACAAACTCTCCCTTCACTTTGGTTACCACGGTAACCGCATCGATGTCCTGCCACAATCGCAACGCTTTCACAACTTTCGATTTATGCAGAGCTcttttactgttgttgctgttgctgctggtgttgttgccactgcgaCTGCGTGAATGCAAATGGGCGCGCAGCTTAAAGGGCGATTGCATCGCCAGGGCGGGGCTATGAAGTTTGCTCTTCAGACGCCGCAGGGAGGCACGCATCGAGTGTGAGCGACTCAGTGCTGGCAGCTCGTCCTCATTCTCGTTCTCTTCCTgttcgctgtcgttgttgttatcaagcaactgctgttgttgttgttgttgttgcttctccTTGAGCTTGGCATAAGTGCTCATGGCACGGCGACGTTCCATATTTATGGCTGCGCTTTGCTACGCttgattgattaatttttcattaaaaaacaatgaaaatgccTGAACACATTTTTCACATATTCTTCActgctttattttgttttcgttttttcccCGTTTCACAGTTTCTCCGTTTTATGGTAGGATTTTCCGTAGTGCGCGTTGCTCTCTGACAAAATGTGAACTGAGGCAGCAGCCCGAAAGTGATTCGATTGTCAACCCCGGTAGGACCCTGAAcacgctttctctctctctctctctgatttTCGCTCTCCGGTTCTTCTTTCAACTTATGCATGTGCTGTACATAAATTATGCACTCATTCTACAGGGTTAGGTAGCCtcaatctctctctccctctctcaacGCTCAACGAGCAACGCTCAACTCTCAATTCAACTACCTAACCCCTAAGGAAATATCACTCGttccgctctctctcgcttgaAATGGACTTGATCCCTGATTTATATAGTCAGCGTTTgcttgttttcaaatttagcCGGCAAGTACTCGCAGTACCTGCGGCCTTTTTGTTTCACAGGAATTCCTGCTTAGTCCTTCCTCCTCCCATCTTCCGACGCGCTAAACAATTAAGGCGGCATTTCCGAAATCGTAAACCTAACAAATAAGTTGcttgtctgcctgtctgtcagCAATGCCTTAgtcttcgttgttgttcttgttattgttgttgttgtaggtgTTTTGGGGCTGTCTTCAAGTTGTGCGCTGATTTATCGAGC includes the following:
- the LOC132787644 gene encoding uncharacterized protein LOC132787644 isoform X2, yielding MERRRAMSTYAKLKEKQQQQQQQQLLDNNNDSEQEENENEDELPALSRSHSMRASLRRLKSKLHSPALAMQSPFKLRAHLHSRSRSGNNTSSNSNNSKRALHKSKVVKALRLWQDIDAVTVVTKVKGEFVPLKKSAMQHSDHELGIEQLMSSLPVGVSLPRKACKLLQIPESYCRSPKLAPQATLDSDLERTLCIESPKNNKTDSVLADITRHAQQGIYGSTRMRTATIRKPMPYLNSHNLLPHNKHSESDTFESVRLRDKSNASYQENNNQDNYPTYYPAALLSPPSSAFRWSEQLSQHAAVAKLRTAISCTSQDLREMEFLLPPQQVHHSTPHATPATAMSGQPQLCISRHSQPKNAKLRDEHEDHSPELLEEHSLAVDAVDENTSSNNQYQLTVNRQPVELRSKLNSAAAQVQLRSKIASGNTPHPRVSKMTKKQLKLAQAQLDKLTQSNLHLHALFSAVENGHLDKARTILESTDVDVNSINTDGLSALDVAVLSNNRSMTKMLLQHGALEGSQFSVESIGTKLNGLLKDAESRIHDLSGPEGLCPPVFQSRPSISSIIIGNTGSSVTGCTGNEVDKQIGIWERRVKGLRRMLLGWDQARPPDAPASVVVDVTGDNSISLQILEPFEGAIGTKFKGKTTCKSHSHAFSHSHSHGHGQRMCICLRSTTDLRLPRVGLGILACFDLTFRLLTAVQWSTRADFNNVVGERELLDWISFHGTMGAQCNISGLTQGRRYFLRAACGNVKGWGNYLNSVPASVAPSTWRDLDNREDRFFGRQRILDNLFTAVRLARPADVSELTLDPGSVQRRNPKKKTTIKQLFSVTSKFQKTLRRGIYFACIVHCDDKVLVTSEDFPPVIEIDESYPSALHIDYYWLMKVACTWEDVKSLRSDMERNLTSPVHFRTKLLSAVCQMQSALGITDLGQLYYKPLRDAQGTVVLTCVQSVKSQKTVSILNSRWLPVSKLQKKLGALHEDYNINELLISSIGDQLYYQQAALQRLEPGLYLGYLKMQASMDQIQIVVPVKTPNVLPHCKVRENSHITAEEWQALHRSDSDPMRLRLDFSAPGDGNGNNAATEVQSLFLIDLSNAMHRLFASMNIKPADAATHRLYDVEVIEHSRDISFLIVCPSVEASCAVPGQSELLLQRDDLASLSIQAFEMIHLRTYQPAIVQKYARLSCILELDTAMATHSHREAFSSSELQAAKERLATLQDLSANLTLVWKSVRWLMDVVAYARNKHAQSSLPMRDILEFAHVRGDETTGKQLLQLPLRESKFNKTGRGSWPGPGANDEAERQGKPEHSKSETNLGHSVLTPVAVDAVDKQSTQQQQHQQQQQQQQQPQQQHQQQQHQQQQLLQVSSNEYAASTSSEISLRKNSGDSVSSAYTARSFYSAADSASDGSSSVFALPPSRSDDTLAEALRHPASATAQRKRTSSNIGPIPTPLITVHSSSSAPYLGGSSVSLRTGSGAFATDLEHKPLKPAAEYKVKAASSANLREGGLYLKSSLSALQPELKPVGSEEPIASTSKASSTKSLVHQSSEEDTASCSSLNAEQSSTGAGIIQVYTAYNTGLASGTSLKLHVTPKTTAREVINLVVKQLNMAAVLKGSKGPIYSADMLDNFCLVAVIGARERCLRDDFKPLQLQSPWKKGRLYVRQKHELLAAIEHSNRKSHLI